From Streptomyces sp. NBC_00690, a single genomic window includes:
- a CDS encoding PH domain-containing protein yields the protein MTPDGTAEPKGNEPPADHPPGVTDTGTDTDASAAQLHPSSEDTGEGAPWQQLDQRAVLVTTAVLLSVAAGICLPVLLGLSSGAWFGFVPEGGTGLALLLGAAVLLVLAGAAVEYLNWRRTRYRVGAERVELHTGILLVTRRSLARERIRSVDLSANPLLRVLDLVKVRIGTGERSGGESTLELNPVSKAEGERLRTELLGRPTRPDTVHGEGVIAAVDPAWIRYAPLSVLAPVLGGAAAGAVMQVSEWFGAQGEVIDWVGDRFEDTSIAVMVVVLVLVALVAGVVGALGVWIEVWWGYRLEREQGGTLRVRRGLLTARSVSMEERRLRGVELVEPFAIRFLGAARLDAVATGISHDDGDKHADLKSLLPPAPREIADTVAGGVLREVRTPTSAPLTPHPAAARARRLRWALLAVAVPTLVLAVLGLWLTPVLAYLAAGFAVVALPAAVFFALDAYRSLGHALSGDYLVARSGTARRATVALQRGGVIGWVVQQSLFQRRAGLVTLTATTAAGSGAYTVHDAAHGEGLAFAADAVPGLLEPFLEREEPAGDDAAAD from the coding sequence ATGACACCGGACGGCACAGCGGAGCCCAAGGGGAACGAACCCCCGGCGGACCATCCCCCCGGGGTCACGGACACGGGCACGGACACTGATGCGTCCGCCGCACAGCTGCACCCCTCGTCGGAAGACACCGGCGAGGGTGCCCCGTGGCAGCAGCTCGACCAACGGGCCGTGCTCGTCACGACGGCCGTCCTGTTGTCCGTCGCCGCCGGCATCTGTCTGCCGGTACTGCTCGGCCTCTCCAGCGGTGCATGGTTCGGCTTCGTACCCGAGGGAGGCACCGGTCTGGCCCTGCTGCTCGGCGCCGCCGTCCTGCTTGTGCTCGCAGGGGCGGCCGTCGAGTACCTCAACTGGCGCCGCACCCGCTACCGCGTCGGCGCCGAGCGGGTCGAACTCCACACCGGAATCCTCCTGGTCACCCGGCGCTCCCTGGCCCGCGAGCGCATCCGCAGCGTGGACCTCTCCGCCAACCCCCTGCTGCGCGTCCTCGACCTGGTCAAGGTCCGCATCGGCACCGGGGAGCGCAGCGGCGGCGAATCGACGCTGGAGCTGAATCCGGTCTCCAAGGCCGAGGGCGAGCGGCTGCGCACCGAACTGCTCGGCCGTCCCACGCGCCCCGACACGGTCCACGGTGAGGGCGTGATCGCCGCCGTCGACCCCGCCTGGATCCGCTACGCACCGCTGTCCGTGCTCGCCCCGGTACTCGGCGGTGCGGCAGCCGGTGCGGTGATGCAGGTCAGCGAGTGGTTCGGGGCCCAAGGCGAAGTGATCGACTGGGTGGGCGACCGCTTCGAGGACACATCCATCGCGGTGATGGTGGTCGTCCTTGTGCTGGTCGCCCTCGTGGCCGGTGTGGTGGGGGCCCTCGGCGTCTGGATCGAGGTCTGGTGGGGCTATCGGCTGGAACGCGAGCAGGGCGGCACCCTCCGGGTGCGCCGAGGGCTGCTCACCGCCCGCTCGGTCTCCATGGAGGAGCGTCGGCTGCGGGGCGTCGAACTCGTCGAACCCTTCGCCATACGTTTCCTGGGGGCGGCCCGGTTGGACGCCGTCGCCACCGGAATCTCCCACGACGACGGCGACAAGCACGCCGACCTCAAGTCCTTGCTGCCGCCAGCGCCCCGAGAGATCGCGGACACCGTCGCGGGCGGTGTACTGAGGGAAGTGCGCACACCGACCAGCGCGCCCCTGACCCCGCACCCCGCGGCGGCCCGCGCCCGCCGTCTGCGGTGGGCGCTGCTAGCCGTCGCCGTCCCGACCCTGGTCCTGGCCGTGCTGGGGCTGTGGTTGACGCCCGTACTGGCGTATCTGGCCGCGGGGTTCGCCGTGGTGGCGCTGCCCGCGGCGGTGTTCTTCGCGCTGGACGCCTACCGCAGTCTGGGGCACGCGCTCAGCGGGGACTACCTCGTCGCCCGTTCCGGGACCGCCCGTCGGGCGACGGTCGCCCTGCAACGCGGTGGGGTGATCGGCTGGGTGGTCCAGCAGTCGTTGTTCCAGCGGCGCGCGGGTCTGGTGACCCTGACCGCGACCACCGCGGCGGGCAGCGGTGCCTACACGGTCCACGACGCGGCGCACGGCGAGGGCCTCGCCTTCGCCGCGGACGCGGTGCCGGGGCTGCTGGAACCCTTCCTGGAGCGGGAGGAACCGGCCGGGGACGACGCGGCGGCTGACTAA
- a CDS encoding PH domain-containing protein: MDEGARGESAVVRLRPPNHMLDERVVGWWRVQSLIGTAVVAGVPAVLAAFITPARGWLLAVAGVLAVLGVVEAFTVPAWRFRVHRWEVTDEAVYVRTGAFWQEWHIAPMSRIQRVDTMRGPLERAFGLSTVTVTTASSRGEIKIEGLDQQLAAELADRLTRITQATPGDAT; this comes from the coding sequence ATGGATGAGGGGGCGAGGGGTGAGAGTGCCGTGGTGCGGCTGAGACCGCCCAACCACATGCTCGATGAGCGGGTCGTGGGCTGGTGGCGGGTGCAGTCATTGATCGGCACCGCGGTGGTCGCAGGGGTGCCGGCCGTCCTCGCCGCCTTCATCACCCCCGCCCGTGGCTGGCTCCTTGCGGTGGCCGGGGTTCTGGCCGTGCTCGGGGTCGTGGAGGCTTTCACCGTCCCCGCCTGGCGGTTCCGCGTCCACCGCTGGGAGGTGACGGACGAAGCGGTCTACGTCCGTACGGGTGCCTTCTGGCAGGAGTGGCATATCGCCCCCATGTCGAGGATCCAGCGCGTGGACACCATGCGAGGACCCCTGGAGCGGGCCTTCGGACTGTCCACGGTCACCGTGACGACGGCCTCGTCCCGTGGCGAGATCAAGATCGAAGGGCTCGATCAGCAACTGGCCGCAGAGCTGGCCGACCGTTTGACCCGGATCACCCAGGCCACGCCCGGGGACGCCACATGA